The Pelagibacterium halotolerans B2 genome has a segment encoding these proteins:
- a CDS encoding intradiol ring-cleavage dioxygenase yields the protein MSTRDFNEHSITDAVVERFSDTPDLRLRQIMQALVRHAHAFVREVELSQDEWLEAIGFLTRTGHITDDKRQEFILLSDTLGISMLVDAINHRMPEGTTETTVLGPFYVDNPPLKPADADISGGEHGTPLYVTATITAPDGTPLVGAHADVWQSDEDGFYDVQKPGDDPNLRARFITDQSGRISFWTIVPKFYPIPADGPVGAMLKATNRHPYRPAHIHFMIGNDGYETLVTHLFIEDDPYLDSDAVFGVKQSLVVTLEDGAGTPPAAANKPAGNGWKRLNHNFGLKPVR from the coding sequence ATGTCCACGCGCGATTTCAATGAGCATTCAATTACCGACGCGGTGGTTGAGCGGTTTTCCGACACTCCTGATCTGCGTCTGAGGCAGATTATGCAGGCTCTGGTCCGTCACGCCCACGCCTTCGTGCGCGAGGTGGAGCTGAGCCAGGACGAATGGCTGGAGGCGATCGGCTTTCTGACACGCACCGGCCATATCACCGATGACAAGCGCCAGGAGTTCATCCTGCTTTCCGACACGCTGGGGATTTCCATGCTCGTCGATGCCATCAACCATCGCATGCCTGAAGGGACGACGGAGACAACGGTTCTGGGCCCGTTTTACGTCGACAACCCGCCGCTCAAACCGGCCGACGCCGATATTTCCGGCGGCGAACATGGTACGCCGCTCTATGTGACGGCGACCATCACCGCACCCGATGGCACGCCGCTGGTCGGCGCGCATGCCGATGTATGGCAGTCCGACGAGGACGGCTTTTATGACGTGCAAAAGCCGGGCGACGACCCCAATTTGCGCGCCCGTTTCATTACCGATCAAAGCGGCAGGATCAGCTTCTGGACCATCGTGCCCAAATTCTATCCCATACCGGCGGACGGGCCGGTCGGCGCTATGCTCAAGGCGACAAACCGCCATCCCTACCGTCCAGCGCATATCCATTTCATGATCGGCAATGATGGCTATGAAACGCTCGTGACGCATCTGTTTATCGAGGACGACCCCTATCTCGACAGCGACGCGGTGTTCGGCGTCAAACAGTCGCTTGTCGTCACGCTTGAAGACGGTGCGGGAACACCGCCGGCCGCGGCCAACAAGCCGGCCGGAAACGGGTGGAAACGGCTCAACCACAATTTCGGCCTCAAGCCGGTACGCTGA
- a CDS encoding DUF6152 family protein, producing MMSIKKALFGGIACGCILAASAVPSLAHHSFAMFDGSQVKVFTGVVTRINPDANHLQIFFAPLDDARRAVIRDDNDEPQIWAVEMNGAAQAAQDGISVNGFAPGTIFSIGLHPLRNGQPGGDRGESALYKCPANTPPDAGEHCWDVEGSTVHGDGEIPHEGELQEEYVPE from the coding sequence ATGATGAGTATCAAGAAAGCCTTGTTTGGCGGGATCGCTTGTGGGTGCATCCTGGCTGCAAGCGCGGTGCCCAGTCTCGCGCACCATTCGTTTGCCATGTTCGACGGCAGTCAGGTCAAGGTGTTCACCGGCGTGGTGACGCGGATCAACCCCGATGCCAACCACCTGCAGATCTTTTTCGCCCCGCTCGACGACGCGCGGCGGGCGGTGATCCGGGACGATAATGACGAGCCCCAGATCTGGGCGGTTGAGATGAACGGTGCGGCCCAGGCGGCCCAGGACGGCATTTCGGTCAACGGCTTTGCTCCGGGTACGATCTTTTCGATCGGGCTGCACCCGCTGCGGAACGGTCAGCCGGGCGGTGATCGCGGCGAATCCGCGCTTTACAAATGCCCGGCCAATACTCCGCCGGACGCCGGAGAACACTGCTGGGATGTTGAAGGTTCGACCGTGCACGGCGATGGCGAAATTCCTCACGAGGGCGAGCTCCAAGAGGAATACGTTCCCGAATAG
- a CDS encoding DUF6644 family protein, with amino-acid sequence MHEFASWLAGTAFSQTIASSLWMIPAIQSVHIVTFAVLIGALLIVDLRILGLASKDQSLVVVTRRYAPWVWGCIAVLAATGLLLIIGEPARELLSFSFWVKMSLLVVGMIIAAAFQIHVRNNQASWGETETVQPATKIFAVLSFFIWVGIIAMGRLIAWDADIWGSLSPQP; translated from the coding sequence ATGCATGAATTTGCCTCGTGGCTGGCAGGCACCGCGTTCAGCCAGACCATCGCCTCCAGCCTCTGGATGATCCCGGCCATCCAGTCGGTGCACATCGTCACCTTCGCCGTATTGATCGGCGCGCTGCTTATCGTGGACCTGCGAATCCTGGGGCTTGCATCGAAAGACCAGTCGCTCGTCGTTGTGACACGGCGTTACGCCCCCTGGGTGTGGGGATGCATCGCGGTTCTGGCAGCAACCGGCCTGCTTCTGATCATCGGCGAGCCGGCGCGCGAACTTCTGAGCTTTTCGTTCTGGGTAAAGATGAGCCTTCTGGTTGTCGGAATGATAATCGCCGCCGCCTTCCAGATCCACGTTCGCAACAACCAGGCGAGCTGGGGCGAGACCGAAACGGTTCAGCCCGCCACCAAGATCTTTGCGGTTCTCTCGTTTTTCATCTGGGTGGGAATCATCGCCATGGGCCGCCTGATAGCCTGGGATGCCGACATCTGGGGCAGTCTCTCGCCGCAGCCTTAA
- a CDS encoding DUF6644 family protein has translation MDYYSFFAAIENSAIGAFVRETLNVLPIVNVFHVLGIALVFGTIFMVDMRLIGLQSVTRPVSRVANDLLKWTWVGFALAAVTGLLMFAANATTFYVNLQFQLKMVALAFAGLNMVVFELVTARNMAIWDGERRTPPSARFAGFASITLWVLVIILGRWIGYTKGFNFSAPPAGDLDLDNLFGAISLVQTAVG, from the coding sequence ATGGATTACTATAGTTTTTTTGCGGCGATCGAGAACTCGGCTATCGGCGCCTTTGTCCGCGAGACGCTCAACGTGCTGCCAATCGTCAATGTTTTCCACGTGCTGGGTATCGCGCTGGTTTTCGGGACGATTTTCATGGTCGACATGCGGTTGATCGGGCTGCAATCGGTCACGCGGCCGGTCAGCCGCGTGGCCAACGATCTGCTCAAATGGACTTGGGTCGGCTTTGCCCTTGCGGCCGTTACCGGACTTTTGATGTTTGCGGCCAACGCAACCACCTTCTACGTCAATCTTCAGTTCCAGCTTAAAATGGTCGCTCTGGCGTTTGCCGGGTTGAATATGGTGGTGTTCGAACTTGTCACCGCGCGAAACATGGCCATTTGGGATGGTGAACGCCGGACGCCACCGTCCGCGCGTTTCGCCGGGTTCGCATCGATCACGCTTTGGGTCCTTGTCATTATCCTGGGACGCTGGATCGGGTACACCAAGGGCTTTAATTTCTCGGCGCCACCTGCAGGCGATCTTGATTTGGACAACCTTTTCGGGGCGATATCACTGGTGCAAACGGCGGTCGGCTGA
- a CDS encoding DUF6152 family protein yields the protein MIRFVLSTALLLGAPHAFGHPSYAMYLMDQEMILVGEVKSFDYTIPHSWLQLTITGDEETAQDWAIEMEGVPQLFPQGIRQDYVTPGDRITVLVHPMRGNRPAGLWQGSIDSQGRAFGRAEGLDPPGPQ from the coding sequence GTGATCCGATTTGTTCTTTCCACAGCGCTTTTGCTCGGCGCGCCGCACGCATTCGGTCATCCCTCCTATGCCATGTACCTGATGGATCAGGAGATGATCCTGGTGGGAGAGGTCAAGAGCTTTGACTACACCATTCCCCATTCCTGGCTGCAACTCACCATCACCGGCGATGAGGAGACCGCACAGGATTGGGCAATTGAGATGGAAGGGGTGCCGCAACTTTTCCCGCAGGGCATTCGCCAGGATTACGTGACGCCTGGCGACCGGATCACCGTGCTCGTCCATCCGATGCGCGGCAATCGGCCCGCCGGGCTCTGGCAAGGCTCGATCGATAGCCAGGGCCGGGCCTTTGGCCGGGCCGAGGGTTTGGACCCGCCCGGCCCGCAATAG
- a CDS encoding heavy metal translocating P-type ATPase — MVIARIVVAGLCAAAVQFRLPDANPPLLMIGSNIFLPFSWYALVGLLFGGWPLFVEAWESIRRRQMTMELSMVIAILAATYTGYFFVALVITFFVLIAEVLEGMTVERGRRAIQNLLELLPREVSVRRAGSVNTISTADLKIGDTVLVEPGALVAIDGTVTGGNSFVDETRITGESMPVEKVAGARVYAGSINQSGAIEISAERIGRDTSYGRIIAAIEEAERSRAPVQRYADKLAAYIVYVALIFAVIEYFISGGNISSTIAVIIVAGACGVAAGTPLAILGAIGRSARLGAIIKGGTHLETLSQVDTIVLDKTGTLTFGEPDVVSIATAPGVGETEILAAAATAEIRSEHPLGKAIVARAREIGTSIVEPSSFSYSPGMGISATGPRGDIVVGNAGWMKRNGISLAELGPREEATTWVHVAEDGKLLGAIGIADRERPEARRAIDAFKKMGIRTILLTGDSAPVARAMGAKLGIDDVRPELLPENKLDHIRELVGGKSKVAMVGDGINDTLALAAADVGVAMGSGTEVARERSDIVLLGNDLERFAQTVMIARRARGIILFNFAGTIIIDILGIMAVMLGFVGPVAAVLIHVGSELAFILNSARLLSFSQKDNSFDFDLAHMPASGPKLVMGNRNEHTAERANAA; from the coding sequence ATGGTGATCGCGCGGATCGTGGTTGCGGGACTGTGCGCGGCGGCTGTTCAATTTCGGTTGCCAGATGCCAATCCGCCGCTGCTGATGATCGGATCGAACATATTCCTCCCCTTCTCCTGGTATGCACTGGTGGGGCTATTGTTCGGTGGCTGGCCGCTGTTCGTGGAGGCATGGGAATCCATCAGGCGGCGGCAGATGACCATGGAACTCTCCATGGTCATCGCCATTCTGGCCGCGACCTACACGGGCTATTTCTTTGTGGCTCTGGTCATCACCTTCTTCGTGCTGATCGCAGAAGTCCTCGAAGGCATGACGGTCGAGCGCGGGCGGCGGGCCATCCAGAACCTGCTAGAGTTGCTGCCCCGAGAAGTTTCGGTCCGGCGGGCCGGCTCGGTCAATACCATCTCGACCGCAGACCTAAAGATTGGAGATACCGTTCTGGTCGAGCCCGGCGCACTGGTCGCCATCGACGGTACCGTGACGGGAGGCAATTCCTTTGTGGATGAGACCCGCATCACCGGAGAATCCATGCCGGTCGAGAAAGTCGCGGGGGCCCGCGTTTATGCCGGATCGATCAATCAGTCGGGGGCCATCGAGATTAGCGCCGAGCGCATCGGACGCGACACGAGCTACGGCCGGATCATTGCCGCCATCGAGGAGGCCGAACGTTCACGCGCGCCGGTTCAACGTTATGCGGACAAGCTTGCCGCCTATATCGTCTATGTCGCGCTGATCTTTGCTGTGATCGAGTACTTCATTTCAGGCGGCAATATCTCGTCCACGATTGCAGTGATCATCGTGGCCGGTGCCTGTGGTGTAGCAGCAGGCACCCCGCTTGCCATCCTTGGCGCCATCGGCCGCTCAGCGCGGCTGGGCGCGATCATCAAGGGCGGAACCCATCTGGAAACCTTGAGCCAGGTCGACACCATCGTGCTCGACAAGACCGGCACACTGACCTTCGGGGAGCCCGATGTGGTCTCGATTGCCACGGCTCCGGGCGTAGGCGAAACCGAAATTCTGGCGGCGGCCGCGACAGCGGAAATCCGCTCCGAGCATCCGCTGGGAAAGGCCATCGTGGCGCGGGCCCGCGAGATCGGAACGAGCATCGTCGAACCCAGTTCATTCAGCTATTCCCCCGGGATGGGCATTTCCGCCACCGGTCCCCGGGGGGATATCGTGGTCGGCAATGCAGGCTGGATGAAACGCAACGGCATATCGCTCGCCGAACTCGGACCGCGCGAGGAGGCGACAACGTGGGTGCATGTGGCCGAGGACGGGAAACTGCTCGGGGCGATTGGCATCGCTGATCGGGAGCGGCCCGAGGCGCGTCGCGCTATCGACGCCTTCAAAAAAATGGGCATCCGCACCATCTTGCTGACGGGCGACAGCGCGCCGGTCGCACGGGCCATGGGTGCCAAACTCGGCATCGATGACGTGCGGCCCGAACTTCTGCCGGAAAACAAGCTCGATCACATCCGCGAACTGGTTGGCGGCAAGAGCAAGGTCGCGATGGTCGGAGATGGCATCAACGATACCCTGGCGCTGGCGGCCGCCGATGTGGGCGTTGCCATGGGCTCGGGCACAGAAGTGGCCCGTGAGCGTTCCGACATCGTGTTGCTGGGCAACGATCTCGAGCGCTTCGCTCAAACGGTCATGATCGCCCGGCGGGCGCGGGGCATCATCCTGTTCAACTTTGCCGGCACCATCATCATCGATATTCTGGGGATCATGGCGGTGATGCTCGGCTTTGTCGGGCCCGTGGCAGCTGTGCTGATCCATGTGGGATCCGAGCTTGCCTTTATCCTCAATTCGGCCCGGCTGCTCTCGTTCAGCCAGAAAGACAACTCGTTCGATTTCGATCTGGCCCATATGCCCGCGAGTGGCCCCAAGCTGGTGATGGGAAATCGCAACGAGCACACCGCCGAGCGCGCAAACGCCGCCTGA